The following are encoded together in the Erythrolamprus reginae isolate rEryReg1 unplaced genomic scaffold, rEryReg1.hap1 H_2, whole genome shotgun sequence genome:
- the LOC139155447 gene encoding leucine-rich repeat-containing protein 3B-like codes for MPFLDWFLYHSVAMWLLLQSFVLMAFCFHSATTFPKGCYPSTEDGFKTFRCSKAQLTVIPKDIPNDTNKLYLDFNQISFLPNDAFQHLPLLVELDLSHNVISRIEVGVFRGLSENLHLLDLSSNKLVSINRDVFSALKAKVNLSNNPWLCDCTLQQLVERVELVAGTSDGIVCDASARKEHIGKPFLQLIGDIDFCNIYKKTTDIAMLVTMFGWFAMVISYLIYYVRQNQEDARRHLEYLKSLPSKQKKSEESSTISTVV; via the coding sequence ATGCCTTTTCTGGACTGGTTCCTTTACCACTCGGTTGCCATGTGGTTGCTCCTCCAGAGTTTTGTTTTGATGGCCTTTTGTTTCCACTCAGCCACCACGTTTCCCAAGGGGTGTTACCCCTCCACCGAAGATGGCTTCAAAACTTTTCGCTGCAGTAAAGCTCAACTTACAGTTATCCCAAAAGATATACCCAATGATACCAACAAGTTATACTTGGATTTTAACCAGATTTCGTTCCTTCCCAATGACGCCTTCCAACATTTGCCACTCCTAGTAGAACTAGACTTGTCCCACAATGTCATAAGCCGCATAGAAGTTGGAGTCTTTAGGGGCTTGTCGGAGAACCTGCATTTACTGGACTTGTCTTCTAACAAGCTGGTGTCGATCAACAGAGATGTCTTCAGTGCACTAAAAGCCAAAGTCAACTTATCCAACAATCCTTGGCTCTGCGACTGCACACTCCAACAGCTCGTTGAAAGAGTAGAGCTGGTTGCTGGTACCTCTGATGGGATTGTGTGCGATGCCTCTGCGCGGAAGGAGCACATTGGCAAGCCTTTTCTGCAGTTGATTGGAGACATAGATTTCTGCAACATCTATAAAAAGACCACAGACATCGCCATGCTGGTCACCATGTTCGGCTGGTTCGCCATGGTGATCTCATATTTAATCTACTATGTCCGGCAGAATCAAGAGGATGCCCGACGACACTTAGAGTATCTCAAGTCCTTGCCCAGCAAGCAGAAGAAGTCAGAAGAGTCATCTACAATTAGCACTGTAGTGTGA